The following are encoded together in the Arthrobacter sp. Y-9 genome:
- the pucL gene encoding factor-independent urate hydroxylase translates to MSNNIVLGKNQYGKAENRVVKITRDTDRHEIEDLNVTSQLRGDFTAAHIDGDNAHVVPTDTQKNTVFAFARDGIGSPEEFLIRLANHFTGEFEWVTGGRWEAEQFAWERILAGGEEHNHSFVRKGQEVRNAVVTKDGDDLYVISGLNDLTVLKSTQSGFVGYPKDKYTTLQETTDRILATDVSARWRYRNDAVAEGGIDYNATYESVKALLLEGFSEEYSYALQQTLFQMAQKVFAAHPEIDELRFSTPNKHHFVVDLSPFGLDNPGEVFYAADRPYGLIEANFERETISDPGNAWDGIVGFC, encoded by the coding sequence ATGAGCAACAACATCGTCCTCGGCAAGAATCAGTACGGCAAGGCGGAGAACCGCGTCGTCAAGATCACCCGCGACACGGACCGCCACGAGATCGAGGATCTCAACGTCACCTCGCAGCTCCGCGGCGACTTCACCGCGGCGCACATCGACGGCGACAACGCCCACGTGGTCCCCACCGACACCCAGAAGAACACCGTCTTCGCCTTCGCCCGTGACGGCATCGGCTCCCCCGAGGAATTCCTCATCCGCCTGGCCAACCACTTCACCGGTGAGTTCGAGTGGGTCACGGGCGGCCGCTGGGAGGCCGAGCAGTTCGCCTGGGAGCGCATCCTCGCCGGCGGTGAGGAGCACAACCACTCCTTCGTCCGCAAGGGCCAGGAAGTGCGCAACGCCGTCGTCACCAAGGACGGCGACGACCTCTACGTCATCTCGGGTCTGAACGACCTCACGGTCCTCAAGTCCACCCAGTCCGGCTTCGTGGGCTACCCGAAGGACAAGTACACCACCCTGCAGGAGACCACGGACCGCATCCTGGCCACCGACGTCTCGGCCCGCTGGCGCTACCGCAACGACGCCGTCGCCGAGGGTGGCATCGACTACAACGCCACCTACGAGTCCGTGAAGGCCCTCCTCCTGGAAGGCTTCTCCGAGGAGTACTCCTACGCGCTGCAGCAGACCCTGTTCCAGATGGCGCAGAAGGTCTTCGCGGCACACCCGGAGATCGACGAGCTGCGGTTCTCCACCCCGAACAAGCACCACTTCGTGGTGGACCTGTCCCCGTTCGGTCTCGACAACCCCGGCGAGGTCTTCTACGCCGCGGACCGCCCGTACGGCCTGATCGAGGCCAACTTCGAGCGCGAGACCATCTCCGACCCGGGCAACGCCTGGGACGGCATCGTCGGCTTCTGCTGA
- a CDS encoding nucleobase:cation symporter-2 family protein → MSATTVKPTTRPEDERLSLGSTFAYGFQHVLTMYGGIIAPPLVIGQAAGLKPDEIGVLIASCLFMGGAATLLQTLGIKFFGSQLPLVQGVSFAGVATMGAIVSQGGGLPAVFGSVIVASIIGLVIAPLFSQILRFFPPVVTGTVITTIGLTLMPVAANWVMGGNAKADNYGSMANVGLAGLTFVIVLVLSKVGSATISRLSILLAMVIGTIIAVFTGQANFSNVGNGPIFAFPTPFAFGLPTFNVAAIISMFIVILVTLTETSADIIAVGEIVGTKVDRKRVADGLRADMISSAVSPVFGSFTQSAFAQNVGLVAITGIKSRFVVSAGGVILIVLGLLPVMGRVVGAVPMPVLGGAGIVLFGTVAASGIRTLSTVDYKGNMNLIIVASSLGFGLLPVVKPDIYHAFPDWFVTIFHSGISSAALMAILLNLLFNYFKTGNSKNSSVFVAGTDRVLTPQDLRGLREGDRFENGKLIDCDGKEVKVESGGAH, encoded by the coding sequence ATGAGTGCAACAACCGTCAAACCCACCACCCGGCCGGAGGATGAGCGCCTCTCCCTCGGCAGCACCTTCGCGTACGGATTCCAGCACGTCCTCACCATGTACGGCGGGATCATCGCGCCGCCGCTCGTCATCGGCCAGGCCGCGGGCCTCAAGCCCGACGAGATCGGCGTCCTGATCGCCAGCTGTCTCTTCATGGGCGGCGCGGCGACCCTCCTCCAGACCCTCGGCATCAAGTTCTTCGGTTCGCAGCTCCCGCTGGTGCAAGGCGTGTCCTTCGCGGGCGTCGCCACCATGGGCGCGATCGTCTCCCAGGGCGGCGGCCTCCCGGCCGTGTTCGGCTCGGTGATCGTGGCCTCGATCATCGGTCTCGTGATCGCGCCGCTCTTCTCGCAGATCCTGCGCTTCTTCCCGCCGGTGGTGACCGGCACCGTGATCACCACCATCGGCCTCACGCTGATGCCGGTGGCCGCCAACTGGGTCATGGGCGGCAACGCCAAGGCCGACAACTACGGCAGCATGGCCAACGTCGGGCTCGCGGGCCTCACCTTCGTGATCGTCCTGGTCCTCTCCAAGGTCGGCAGCGCCACCATCTCCCGCCTCTCGATCCTGCTGGCCATGGTGATCGGCACGATCATCGCCGTGTTCACGGGCCAGGCCAACTTCTCCAATGTGGGCAACGGACCGATCTTCGCGTTCCCGACCCCGTTCGCCTTCGGCCTGCCGACGTTCAACGTGGCCGCCATCATCTCTATGTTCATCGTGATCCTGGTGACGCTGACCGAGACCAGCGCGGACATCATCGCCGTCGGTGAGATCGTCGGCACCAAGGTGGACCGCAAGCGCGTGGCCGACGGCCTCCGTGCCGACATGATCTCCAGCGCCGTCTCCCCGGTGTTCGGCTCCTTCACCCAGAGCGCCTTCGCCCAGAACGTGGGTCTGGTGGCCATCACGGGCATCAAGAGCCGCTTCGTGGTCAGCGCCGGCGGTGTCATCCTGATCGTCCTCGGCCTGCTCCCGGTCATGGGCCGCGTGGTGGGCGCCGTGCCCATGCCGGTCCTCGGCGGTGCGGGCATCGTCCTCTTCGGCACGGTGGCCGCCTCCGGCATCCGCACCCTGTCCACGGTGGACTACAAGGGCAACATGAACCTCATCATCGTGGCGTCCTCGCTGGGCTTCGGTCTGCTGCCGGTGGTCAAGCCGGACATCTACCACGCCTTCCCGGACTGGTTCGTGACGATCTTCCACTCCGGCATCAGCTCCGCCGCCCTCATGGCGATCCTGCTGAACCTCCTGTTCAACTACTTCAAGACCGGCAACTCCAAGAACTCCTCGGTGTTCGTGGCCGGCACGGACCGCGTCCTCACCCCGCAGGACCTCCGCGGCCTGCGGGAAGGCGACCGCTTCGAGAACGGCAAGCTGATCGACTGCGACGGCAAGGAAGTCAAGGTCGAATCCGGCGGGGCCCACTAG
- a CDS encoding IclR family transcriptional regulator, with product MAEKTSGGVQSVERVFELLELITDAGGDVTLSELSSSTDLPLPTIHRLLRTLVSLGYIRQLPNRRYALGPRLIRLGEAASMQLGAVARPQLKFLVDRLGETANMAVLDTDMIIYVAQVPSPHAMRMFTEVGRRAHMHATGVGKAILAQLDDETVRGIVQRAGMPTPTVKSLGSIEALLDDLALIRERGYSIDEEEQELGVRCFAMAVPNAPTPCAISVSGPITRVDQAFSERAVPMLTEAAQALSREFNRV from the coding sequence ATGGCGGAGAAGACCTCAGGCGGAGTTCAGTCCGTGGAACGCGTCTTTGAACTGCTGGAACTCATCACTGATGCGGGCGGAGACGTGACGCTCAGTGAGCTGTCCTCCTCCACGGATCTGCCACTGCCCACGATCCACCGGCTCCTGCGGACCCTCGTGTCGCTCGGCTACATCCGGCAGCTGCCCAACCGGCGCTACGCCCTCGGCCCGCGGCTCATCCGGCTCGGCGAGGCGGCCTCGATGCAGCTCGGCGCCGTCGCGCGCCCGCAGCTCAAGTTCCTCGTGGACCGTCTCGGCGAGACCGCGAACATGGCGGTGCTGGACACGGACATGATCATCTACGTCGCCCAGGTGCCGTCGCCGCACGCCATGCGCATGTTCACGGAAGTGGGCCGTCGCGCGCATATGCACGCGACCGGTGTGGGCAAGGCGATCCTCGCCCAGCTCGACGACGAGACGGTGCGCGGGATCGTGCAGCGCGCCGGGATGCCGACGCCGACCGTCAAGAGCCTGGGCTCCATCGAGGCCCTGCTGGACGACCTCGCCCTGATCCGCGAACGCGGCTACTCGATCGACGAGGAGGAGCAGGAGCTCGGCGTGCGGTGCTTCGCCATGGCCGTGCCGAACGCGCCGACCCCGTGCGCGATCTCGGTCTCGGGCCCGATCACCCGCGTGGACCAGGCGTTCTCCGAGCGGGCCGTCCCGATGCTGACGGAGGCCGCCCAGGCCCTGTCCCGGGAGTTCAACCGGGTCTGA
- a CDS encoding NAD-dependent malic enzyme yields the protein MANPSPGNSITLRVEAPSSFTATSELAAAVGNAGAAVTALDVAESHHNTIVVDVTCNTTDDEHAKRVEAALNALDGVKVLHVSDRTFLMHLGGKLEVVPKVPLRNRDDLSRAYTPGVARVCMAIAEDPSAARNLTVKRNTVAVVTDGSAVLGLGNIGPAAALPVMEGKAALFKQFANVDAWPVCLDTQDTEEIIRTVKLLAPVFGGVNLEDIAAPRCFEIEARLRDELDIPVFHDDQHGTAIVTLAALVNALRVVGKKIEDVKIVVSGVGAAGSAIIQLLKAQGAQHIIAAGRSGAIHKGESYDDHHRTWIATNTNEEGFSGSLHDALVGADVFIGVSAPNILAEEHVASMADDAIVFAMANPTPEVDPVVASKHAAVVATGRSDFPNQINNVLAFPGLFRGLLDAGASDITPDMLVAAAEAIANRVADDELNASYIIPSIFDLQVTKDVAAAVAAAAHANSAAAEAVAAL from the coding sequence ATGGCGAATCCCAGCCCCGGAAATTCCATCACCCTGCGGGTCGAGGCCCCTTCGAGCTTCACCGCGACCAGCGAACTGGCCGCCGCCGTCGGCAACGCCGGCGCAGCCGTCACGGCACTGGACGTGGCGGAATCGCACCACAACACCATCGTCGTCGACGTCACCTGCAACACCACGGATGACGAGCACGCCAAGCGCGTCGAAGCCGCCCTGAACGCCCTCGACGGCGTCAAGGTCCTCCACGTCTCGGACCGCACCTTCCTCATGCACCTCGGCGGCAAGCTCGAGGTGGTCCCGAAGGTCCCGCTCCGCAACCGTGACGACCTGTCCCGCGCCTACACGCCCGGCGTCGCCCGCGTCTGCATGGCGATCGCCGAGGATCCCTCCGCCGCCCGCAACCTGACGGTCAAGCGCAACACGGTCGCCGTGGTGACCGACGGCTCCGCCGTCCTGGGCCTCGGGAACATCGGCCCGGCCGCCGCCCTGCCCGTCATGGAAGGCAAGGCCGCCCTGTTCAAGCAGTTCGCCAACGTCGACGCCTGGCCGGTCTGCCTGGACACCCAGGACACCGAGGAGATCATCCGCACCGTCAAGCTCCTGGCGCCCGTCTTCGGCGGCGTGAACCTCGAGGACATCGCCGCTCCCCGCTGCTTCGAGATCGAAGCCCGCCTGCGCGACGAGCTCGACATCCCGGTCTTCCACGACGACCAGCACGGCACCGCGATCGTCACCCTCGCCGCCCTCGTCAACGCCCTGCGCGTGGTGGGCAAGAAGATCGAGGACGTCAAGATCGTGGTTTCGGGCGTCGGCGCCGCAGGATCCGCCATCATCCAGCTCCTCAAGGCCCAGGGCGCGCAGCACATCATCGCCGCCGGCCGCTCCGGCGCCATCCACAAGGGTGAGAGCTACGACGACCACCACCGCACGTGGATCGCCACCAACACCAACGAGGAAGGCTTCTCCGGCAGCCTCCACGACGCGCTCGTGGGCGCCGACGTCTTCATCGGCGTCTCCGCTCCGAACATCCTCGCCGAGGAGCACGTGGCCTCGATGGCCGACGACGCGATCGTCTTCGCCATGGCCAACCCGACCCCCGAGGTGGACCCGGTCGTCGCGTCCAAGCACGCCGCCGTCGTCGCCACCGGGCGCAGCGACTTCCCGAACCAGATCAACAACGTGCTGGCCTTCCCGGGCCTGTTCCGCGGTCTTCTGGACGCCGGGGCCAGCGACATCACGCCGGACATGCTCGTCGCGGCCGCCGAGGCCATCGCCAACCGCGTGGCGGATGATGAACTCAACGCCAGCTACATCATCCCGAGCATCTTCGATCTTCAGGTGACCAAGGACGTCGCCGCGGCCGTCGCCGCTGCCGCCCACGCCAATTCGGCCGCTGCTGAGGCAGTGGCAGCCCTCTGA
- the aceB gene encoding malate synthase A produces MTITVTNPQPVERAEEILTPEALAFVEALHEKFAARRNELIDARVTKREQVAKTGTLDFLPETAEVRSGDWKVAEAPAALQDRRVEMTGPASPAKMAINALNSGAKVWLADLEDASTPTWHNVIDAILNLRDGARGTLSYTSPEGKEYRLRTDAPLAVVVTRPRGWHMDEKHVLVDGQIAVGALVDFGLHFFHVAQQLIENGHGPYYYLPKMESHLEARLWNDVFTFAQEYVGIPYGTIRATMLIETIPAAFEMEEILYELRDHASGLNAGRWDYMFSIVKYFRDAGEDFLFPDRASVQMTAPFLRAYTELLVKTCHKRGAFAMGGMAAVIPNRREPEVTEAAFAKVRNDKTREATDGFDGSWVAHPDLVPICEEVFDSFLGDKPNQLDKQRPEVEVTAAQLLDVASAKGEVTEAGLRLNLYVAVAYTAVWISGNGAVAIHNLMEDAATAEISRSQVWQQINAGSVLADTGNTVTRELVRQILTEETEKLRGEVGEEAFEKFYSPASELIAELCLGEDFVDFLTTPAYELVD; encoded by the coding sequence ATGACCATCACCGTCACCAACCCCCAGCCGGTGGAGCGCGCCGAGGAGATCCTCACCCCGGAAGCCCTCGCTTTCGTGGAGGCCCTGCACGAGAAGTTCGCGGCACGCCGCAATGAGCTGATCGACGCACGCGTCACCAAGCGCGAGCAGGTCGCCAAGACCGGGACCCTGGACTTCCTTCCCGAGACCGCCGAGGTCCGCTCGGGCGACTGGAAGGTCGCCGAGGCCCCCGCGGCCCTGCAGGACCGCCGCGTCGAGATGACCGGACCGGCCTCGCCGGCCAAGATGGCCATCAACGCCCTGAACTCCGGCGCCAAGGTCTGGCTCGCCGACCTCGAGGACGCCAGCACCCCGACGTGGCACAACGTCATCGACGCGATCCTCAACCTGCGCGACGGCGCCCGCGGCACCCTCTCCTACACCTCGCCGGAGGGCAAGGAGTACCGTCTGCGCACGGACGCGCCGCTCGCCGTCGTCGTGACCCGTCCGCGTGGCTGGCACATGGACGAGAAGCACGTCCTGGTGGACGGTCAGATCGCCGTGGGCGCGCTCGTGGACTTCGGTCTGCACTTCTTCCACGTGGCCCAGCAGCTGATCGAGAACGGTCACGGCCCGTACTACTACCTGCCCAAGATGGAGAGCCACCTCGAAGCCCGCCTCTGGAACGACGTCTTCACCTTCGCCCAGGAGTACGTCGGCATCCCGTACGGCACCATCCGCGCCACCATGCTGATCGAGACCATCCCGGCCGCGTTCGAGATGGAGGAGATCCTCTACGAACTGCGCGACCACGCCTCCGGTCTGAACGCCGGCCGCTGGGACTACATGTTCAGCATCGTCAAGTACTTCCGCGACGCCGGCGAGGACTTCCTCTTCCCGGACCGCGCCTCCGTGCAGATGACCGCACCCTTCCTGCGCGCCTACACGGAACTGCTCGTGAAGACCTGTCACAAGCGCGGCGCCTTCGCCATGGGCGGCATGGCCGCCGTCATCCCGAACCGCCGCGAACCCGAGGTCACCGAGGCCGCGTTCGCCAAGGTCCGCAACGACAAGACCCGCGAGGCCACCGACGGCTTCGACGGCTCCTGGGTGGCGCACCCGGACCTGGTCCCGATCTGCGAAGAGGTCTTCGACTCCTTCCTCGGCGACAAGCCGAACCAGCTGGACAAGCAGCGCCCCGAGGTCGAGGTCACCGCGGCGCAGCTGCTCGACGTCGCCTCCGCCAAGGGCGAGGTCACCGAGGCCGGCCTGCGCCTGAACCTCTACGTGGCCGTGGCCTACACCGCCGTCTGGATCTCCGGCAACGGCGCCGTGGCCATCCACAACCTCATGGAGGACGCCGCCACCGCCGAGATCTCCCGCTCCCAGGTGTGGCAGCAGATCAACGCCGGCTCCGTGCTGGCCGACACCGGCAACACCGTCACCCGCGAGCTCGTCCGGCAGATCCTCACCGAGGAGACCGAGAAGCTGCGCGGCGAGGTGGGCGAAGAGGCCTTCGAGAAGTTCTACTCCCCCGCCAGCGAGCTGATCGCCGAGCTGTGCCTGGGCGAGGACTTCGTCGACTTCCTCACCACCCCGGCCTACGAGCTGGTCGACTGA
- a CDS encoding aldolase → MAGTSLSAADLTDVETRLAATDTLLDRNYPGDDGSRQPIHTVYVSADRFTPDFAAEWGQAANDVVAQHGGLEALGALLGQSEELNAAVAPRVAAKLANEPIEDLRLDFEDGYGNRGDEAEDADVVTAAKAVHQAVEAGTAPPFIGIRFKCFEAPTRARGLRTLDLFVSTLVEQGGLPDGLVLTLPKVTTVDQVTAMDHVVSRLEEIHGLPAGRLRFEVQVETPQLILGHEGTHPVAQLPHVVPGRISSLHYGTYDYSASLQIAAEYQSMEHPVADVAKEIMQLAVAGTGIRLSDGSTNIIPVGENVENAWKLHGRLVRRSLERGYYQGWDLHAHQLPSRFAASYAFYREGLAAATTRLKNYFSQTDAGVMDEPATARALANFVLRGVQCGAVGEDEVLALTGVALPELTVLAHPRLATTSH, encoded by the coding sequence ATGGCGGGCACCTCACTCTCCGCTGCCGATCTGACGGACGTCGAAACCCGGCTCGCGGCCACGGACACCCTCCTGGACCGCAACTACCCGGGCGATGACGGCAGCCGCCAGCCCATCCACACCGTCTACGTCTCCGCGGACCGCTTCACGCCGGACTTCGCCGCGGAGTGGGGACAGGCCGCGAACGACGTCGTCGCGCAGCACGGCGGGCTCGAAGCCCTGGGCGCCCTGCTGGGTCAGTCCGAGGAGCTGAACGCCGCCGTCGCGCCGCGCGTCGCGGCCAAGCTCGCCAACGAACCCATCGAGGACCTCCGTCTCGACTTCGAGGACGGCTACGGCAACCGGGGCGACGAGGCCGAGGACGCCGACGTCGTGACCGCGGCCAAGGCCGTCCACCAGGCGGTGGAGGCCGGCACGGCTCCCCCGTTCATCGGCATCCGCTTCAAGTGCTTCGAGGCCCCCACCCGGGCCCGCGGCCTGCGCACCCTGGACCTCTTCGTCTCCACCCTGGTGGAGCAGGGCGGCCTGCCTGACGGCCTGGTCCTGACCCTGCCGAAGGTGACCACCGTGGACCAGGTCACGGCCATGGACCACGTCGTCTCCCGCCTCGAGGAGATCCACGGGCTGCCCGCCGGCCGCCTGCGCTTCGAGGTGCAGGTGGAGACGCCGCAGCTGATCCTCGGCCACGAGGGCACGCATCCGGTGGCGCAGCTGCCGCATGTGGTCCCGGGCCGCATCAGCTCGCTGCACTACGGCACCTACGACTACTCCGCCAGCCTGCAGATCGCCGCCGAGTACCAGTCCATGGAACATCCGGTGGCCGATGTGGCCAAGGAGATCATGCAGCTGGCCGTCGCCGGGACGGGCATCCGCCTCTCCGACGGCTCCACGAACATCATCCCCGTGGGTGAGAACGTGGAGAACGCCTGGAAGCTGCACGGCCGCCTGGTCCGCCGGTCCCTGGAGCGCGGCTACTACCAGGGCTGGGATCTGCACGCGCACCAGCTGCCGAGCCGGTTCGCGGCGAGCTACGCCTTCTACCGCGAGGGTCTGGCCGCGGCCACCACGCGCCTGAAGAACTACTTCTCCCAGACGGACGCGGGCGTCATGGACGAGCCCGCCACCGCCCGCGCGCTGGCCAACTTCGTCCTCCGCGGCGTCCAGTGCGGCGCGGTCGGCGAGGACGAGGTCCTGGCCCTGACCGGCGTCGCACTCCCGGAGCTGACGGTGCTCGCGCACCCGCGGCTCGCCACCACTTCTCACTGA
- a CDS encoding bifunctional allantoicase/(S)-ureidoglycine aminohydrolase, whose translation MGNLYYPTGGLPPQSHLTTERAIVTEAYTVIPKGVLTDIVTSLLPGFTNTRSWIIARPISGFATTFSQLIVEVGPGGGAPKAEFESGVEGVIFVVKGTLTLNLKGEQHVMEEGGYAYLAAGDEWGVENTTGDIATFHWIRKAYDRLEGYEATSFVTNEKDVEGVAMPDTDGVWKTQRFVPSDDLAHDMQVNIVTFQPGGVIPFPETHVMEHGLYVLEGKAMYLLNKDWVEVEAGDYMWLRAFCPQACYASGPGQFRYLLYKDQNRQIKLTGAPLPG comes from the coding sequence ATGGGAAATCTCTACTACCCCACGGGTGGCCTGCCGCCGCAGTCCCATCTCACCACCGAGCGTGCGATCGTCACCGAGGCGTACACGGTCATCCCCAAGGGCGTTCTCACGGATATCGTGACGAGCCTCCTGCCGGGCTTCACGAACACCCGTTCGTGGATCATCGCCCGTCCGATCTCGGGCTTCGCCACCACGTTCTCCCAGCTCATCGTCGAGGTGGGGCCGGGCGGCGGCGCGCCGAAGGCCGAGTTCGAGTCCGGCGTCGAGGGTGTCATCTTCGTGGTCAAGGGCACGCTCACGCTGAACCTCAAGGGCGAGCAGCACGTGATGGAGGAGGGCGGCTACGCCTACCTGGCCGCCGGCGATGAGTGGGGTGTGGAGAACACCACGGGTGACATCGCCACGTTCCACTGGATCCGCAAGGCCTACGACCGTCTCGAAGGCTACGAGGCCACGTCCTTCGTCACGAACGAGAAGGACGTCGAGGGCGTCGCCATGCCGGACACCGACGGGGTCTGGAAGACCCAGCGCTTCGTGCCGTCGGACGACCTGGCGCACGACATGCAGGTCAACATCGTCACCTTCCAGCCCGGCGGCGTGATCCCCTTCCCGGAGACCCACGTCATGGAGCATGGCCTCTACGTCCTGGAGGGCAAGGCCATGTACCTGCTCAACAAGGACTGGGTGGAGGTCGAGGCGGGCGACTACATGTGGCTCCGGGCGTTCTGCCCGCAGGCCTGCTACGCCTCCGGCCCCGGCCAGTTCCGTTACCTGCTCTACAAGGATCAGAACCGCCAGATCAAGCTCACCGGCGCACCGCTGCCGGGCTGA
- a CDS encoding type IV toxin-antitoxin system AbiEi family antitoxin domain-containing protein — protein MTYEAVTLLGHLAEVRGGLVTAAQASAAGVSPFQVSRMADAGVLIPVGRRGVYRMVGAPELEHEDITATWLSLKGIDAPASEHGAQGLVVAGVDAALLHGLGDFYPGDHELISASRKTTRQSDVRIRHAQLHPEEVTWAASVPVLTVERMIADLMATWVESSLVIDVVRDAIQAGRLVHPHRLSEALAPLAAARGFAAGDGVAVAEWLYEHAGLQPLGAVA, from the coding sequence ATGACATATGAGGCTGTGACTCTTCTCGGCCACCTTGCGGAAGTCCGTGGGGGCCTGGTCACCGCCGCCCAGGCGAGTGCAGCGGGGGTTTCGCCGTTCCAGGTGTCCCGGATGGCGGATGCGGGAGTGCTGATTCCCGTGGGGCGTCGGGGTGTCTACCGGATGGTCGGGGCACCCGAGCTCGAGCATGAGGACATCACGGCGACATGGCTGTCGCTGAAGGGGATCGACGCCCCGGCTTCGGAGCATGGAGCGCAGGGCCTGGTCGTCGCCGGTGTCGACGCCGCACTCCTGCACGGCCTCGGCGATTTCTACCCCGGTGACCACGAGCTGATCTCAGCATCCCGCAAGACCACGCGGCAATCAGATGTGCGGATCCGCCACGCGCAGCTGCACCCCGAAGAGGTGACGTGGGCCGCCTCGGTGCCCGTGCTGACCGTCGAACGGATGATCGCGGACCTCATGGCCACCTGGGTCGAGTCGAGCCTCGTGATTGACGTCGTCAGGGACGCGATCCAGGCTGGACGGCTCGTTCACCCTCACCGGCTTTCCGAGGCCCTGGCGCCACTGGCTGCGGCCCGGGGGTTCGCAGCCGGTGACGGTGTTGCAGTCGCCGAGTGGCTGTACGAACACGCCGGACTGCAACCGCTGGGAGCTGTCGCGTGA
- a CDS encoding nucleotidyl transferase AbiEii/AbiGii toxin family protein: MSEGYASWTALAAALKAKAQQDLKNGTTTKSVHEQLTLARFDRFLSRVFADGGDGWMLKGGGAMLARIPDTRATKDLDLGTDQDLDDAIRDLEQRVRVDFGDHLRFELVRTIATGRGSNQPGVRLRKAVFVARDAETGRNLGEVSVDVALTPAPIGKPDVVQPANRMALGKKLRTSPYRLYPLADHVADKVSGVMSTFGGRPSTRVKDLVDLVVIAGTQQLNARELQKALDARRATGQLSPENVTFLIPRPWTTTAGRREFERLAHLVGTDLNPVNAEALVGRMVDPALSSDPIPEAVTWVPGHGWVGGPEQTASRSHERRNKLPQR, from the coding sequence GTGAGCGAAGGCTACGCCTCGTGGACAGCGCTGGCCGCGGCGCTGAAGGCCAAAGCCCAGCAGGATCTCAAGAACGGCACGACCACCAAAAGCGTGCACGAGCAGCTGACGCTCGCTCGTTTCGACCGGTTCCTCTCCCGTGTCTTCGCCGATGGTGGGGATGGCTGGATGCTCAAGGGAGGAGGAGCCATGCTCGCGCGCATCCCTGACACCCGGGCCACGAAGGACCTGGATCTGGGAACCGATCAGGACCTCGACGACGCGATTCGCGACCTGGAACAACGCGTTCGCGTCGACTTCGGCGACCATCTGCGCTTCGAACTGGTCCGCACGATCGCGACCGGCCGCGGCAGCAATCAACCCGGCGTCCGGCTGCGCAAGGCCGTGTTCGTCGCCCGCGACGCTGAGACCGGCAGGAATCTGGGCGAAGTCTCCGTCGATGTCGCTCTTACTCCCGCGCCCATCGGAAAACCGGACGTTGTGCAACCGGCCAACCGCATGGCGCTGGGAAAGAAACTCAGAACGTCCCCCTACCGGCTCTACCCCTTGGCCGATCATGTCGCCGACAAGGTCTCCGGCGTCATGTCGACCTTCGGTGGCCGTCCCTCCACGCGAGTGAAAGACCTCGTGGACCTGGTCGTCATCGCGGGCACTCAGCAACTCAACGCCAGAGAGCTCCAGAAAGCGCTGGACGCCAGAAGGGCCACCGGTCAGCTCTCCCCCGAGAACGTCACTTTCCTGATTCCCAGGCCATGGACGACAACTGCTGGACGACGCGAGTTCGAACGCCTGGCGCACCTCGTCGGCACCGACCTGAATCCCGTGAACGCTGAGGCGCTCGTCGGGCGGATGGTGGATCCTGCGCTGTCCTCCGACCCGATACCGGAAGCTGTGACCTGGGTGCCGGGGCACGGGTGGGTCGGAGGCCCGGAGCAGACGGCGTCGCGGAGCCATGAGCGAAGGAACAAGCTTCCTCAGCGCTGA